The following nucleotide sequence is from Apium graveolens cultivar Ventura chromosome 4, ASM990537v1, whole genome shotgun sequence.
cccaaaaaatGGAAAAATCAGGAAGGTTCTAGAAAATGTTGGAAGGCTCTAAGAAAATTCTGGAAATCCTGATATTATTTGGCAAAAATCTGGAAGAATCCATAAATTCCAAAATATTTTGGAAGTTGGGCTTGAAGATTAAAGGCCCAAATACAAAACCCAGTTGAAAAGATAGGCCCAACTTGAAGCCCAAAAGATAAGCCCAGAAATGGGCCCAGGTAAATGAAGTTAAATTGGCCCAAAAACAAAGCCCAGGAAAAAAGGCCTGTTGAAAATAGGCCCAAAAAGGGGTTGGCCCAAAAATAGATCCTTGGAAATAGGCCCAAAAAGGATGGCCCAAGATAAAAAGCCCAGAAAAATAGGGACAAAAAGTTTTAAGACCCTATTCGACCAGAAATTATATAGAAATTCTGGTCGAAGTTCTTAAGGTCGAAATGGTTTCGATCAGGGCTATCTAAGgaagctaattcggtcaaaaacaaGGAATTCTGACCTAATTCGACCAGAACTAATATTATGTTCTTGGTCGAATGATTGAGATCGAAATAGTTTCGATCAGGGCTGAGAAAGTGGGATAATTCGACCAGAACTTGACCCTATTCAACCTAAATTATATAGAAATTCTGGTCGAAGTTTTTGAGGTCGAAATGGTTTCGATCAGGGATATCTAAGgaagctaattcggtcaaaaacaaGGAATTCTGACCGAAAGGATTAAAATTCTGCTAAAAAAAATAGGgagaaaatcctggccgaaattcgaccaggattcctacTCGAAACCTTCCGCCTCGaaaccctgtcgaccagggcaaaGTGATGACTAATTTGACCAGGATCCTGGTtgaacaggattcctggtcgaaccaggcataaaaaaagataaaaaagaataaaaagaaaaagaggGAAGAAAAATCCTGGGAAAAAAATGATGataattaaaggataaatcccagaattaagggaaaaatccagaaaatcaaggataaatcccagaattaagggaaaaatccagaaaattaaggaaaaatcccagaattaaggaaaaaattcctgaaaattaaggataaatcccagaattaagggaaaattcctgaaaattaaggaataatcccagaattaagggaaaaaattcctgaaaattaagaataaatcccataattaagggaaaatccagaaaattaagaaaaaatcccagaatttagggaaaattcctggaaattaagataattcctaaataatagggataaaAAGCAAATCATTGTAtatgtgtaggtcgctccacactttacgcaaaaacgataccctgtaagggaacaaatgaacttaacttctgcgaaacctagtcactgtttcccaaaagttgggggggcaaatgatagggaataaataaaccctgattacgtaattaatgttgcattaattacacatgactTGGGCCACGAAGCCGAATAAGAAGATGTATtatattcagaccaaaaaggttaacacattgatcaggcctgatggaccagatcaggcctgatggaacaaagaaggcccaaaaccctgaatattaattaattttgtaattaattaataagagaGAAAAACAGCTACTAggataagtcctagtggggatataaatccttgtggattggcctccaaggaacctcatgggataagtAATCAGCTTCCgacttcctaggactccaaagtccattctaattctgagactagacaaccaagtctcctaacccaagtctaATTTAAGAACTCCCAACATCTCtataaggggtctcgccccacaaatcagaactacgttttttgacttgatccttggaaattagcaaggtacgtaggcatcttgttagggcatatcgagtcacgaaacacaagagcagtcaaatcgagtctcgaagctcacattccataataataaatacagcaactattataccttagtttttgatccataacagaTCCCCTTATGCATATTATATAATAAGGATATAATTTTGGTATTTGAATAGTAGTAGAACAATATAATGAGGATATAATTTTGGTATTTGAATAGTAGTAGAACAATGTAATGCTTTTatatttatgatttattaaatCTCTAACTATTTTCATATCCAGGATTGCATTAGAATATTGTATCGTAATTGGTGTTTGAATAGTAGCAGAACAATGTAACTATTTTCTATGATTTTATTaagaataaaaatattttaataagaTATAATCTTAATCGTCTATTTTTAATTTTACTTGATCAACGATTGAGATTGTTTCGACGATACATTATCAAAGTTTTGTATAATAAGTGCCTTATGCTTATTATATATGAAtgatataattaaataaaatatatttaattttcaCTTGTATTGGATTAAGtattaaatcaatttattttatcatttaaaatatacataagaaaatttgaaaaataagaataaaataatatttttaaatatagcTATTTATTGAGGCAGGCAAGGGGTAGCAAGTGGGTGCGGCCGCCACCCCAAACCTGTTATAATCATGAAATTAGTATTAAAACTTACGGGAAAAGATTATATATTAATACATTTAGTACTAAAATATCGTTATTCTAAATTTCGCCCCCTAAAAAATGTACAAATTTAtgactataatataaaaatttatgATATTTACAATAATTATGAATTTAGATAAGTGAACTCAGCTATATTTGTAAATTgaaattgttaaaaataaattttattaatttattatatataataaattataaaaatatattagttACTCCGGAAAACTTTTGCCCCCGCAACCTCGTGTCTCTAACTTGTCCCTCATTAGAATAGATACATTCAACAAAATTTTAGATAATAATGGTTTGACTAATTATTTTAACTATTAtgatcaaaaatatttttaaaaaacttTAATTAGATGATATTTTTTCACTTTGTAGAATCTTAACCAATCCCGTACAATTTTTAAGAAGGGACGGTTGTAttgaaaattataaattatattattaaactACTTTTATGGGACGGAGTGAATATAAGAAAGGCTAAACGAATTCCGTACTTGATAAGATTTGTCTACTCGATAGGATGAGAGGTAGACAACAAAGCACGAAATAGAAAAGTACTCCCTCTGTCcttcccatttgtttacactttccttttttggatgtctcatccaattgtttacatttcaaaactttccaaaaatagtaagatttttataatttttaaaataactacatccactacttctctccactatacccagtttatacatataatattaatcggtgtCACTattttactcacttttttaactttcctccactattttattatttttcttaaactccgcgccccacccaaatgtaaacatttgggagggagGAGGGAGTAATAAATAGTTGTTGAAATGAACGGATGATGATCATTCTCGCAAGTTGAGCATAATTATTATATTTCATCTTGGCAGATACTGTGCAGTTGAACAAGAGGAAGTTGTTGGGATGAATGGTTGTGATATATGCACACCGCATCAACTTGTACgattttttattagatttttacTTTCATGTCCgtttttaatattaaaaacaaGATTTGACCCCAACATCTAAAAATATGTATAAATAGGGTATGTTTGTGGTATTAGCACAAGCAAAATGGCTCCTACAACTATAACTGCACTGTCTCAAGAGAAGACACTGAACTTAGACTTTGTGAGGGATGAAGATGAGCGTCCCAAAGTTGCTTACAATCAATTCAGCAATGAAATTCCCATCATTTCTTTAGCTGGTTTGGATGACGATTCTAATGGCAGGAGAGCTGAGATATGTCGTAAAATAGTTGAGGCTTTCGAAGAATGGGGAATTTTCCAAGTTGTTGATCACGGTATTGATAGCGGTTTGATTTCTGAGATGAGTCGTCTTTCTCGTGAATTCTTCGCTTTGCCTGCTGAGGAAAAACTTGTGTATGATACCACTGGTGGAAAGAAAGGCGGCTTTACTATCTCCACTCATCTTCAGGTACGTACATTTTACCAATTTTTTCACAATTAACATCTTCAGCAATAATGCATGCATGATGCTATACTTTGTCGGTGTAACATATTATTATCGATGTAACACGGAAAAATTTTGTGTTTGGTTTGGTTAAACTTCAAGGGAGACAAACAAATTTATGGTGAAGGTATACATTCCAAGGGTAATAATTTAGATCAATTTATTTGCTTCTAATGGTTCTCGATCACTAGCAAATTTTATTTTGTTGGACAATTAACACTAATTACCCACTCAGAGTGAATCAGACAGTCATGTTCTTGTAATTAGCTGCTTGTTAGTGATTTTAATTATGTAAGATGATAAATATATGGAGTTATATACAGGGAGATGATGTTCGGGATTGGCGTGAGTTTGTTACTTACTTTTCGTATCCAATCAGTGCTCGGGACTACTCAAGATGGCCTAAAAAGCCCGAGGGGTGGAGATCAACCACGGAGGTTTATAGTGAGAAGTTAATGGTGCTAGGTGCCAAGTTACTGGAGGTGTTATCCGAGGCAATGGGGCTTGAGAAAGAGGCTCTTACAAAGGCTTGTGTGGAAATGGAACAGAAAGTGTTAATTAATTACTATCCCACATGCCCCGAACCCGACTTGACGCTAGGTGTCAGAAGGCATACGGATCCAGGTACTATTACCATTCTGCTTCAGGACATGGTTGGTGGTTTACAGGCTACTAGGGATGGCGGCAAAACTTGGATTACTGTTCAGCCTGTGGAGGGAGCTTTTGTTGTCAATTTGGGTGATCATGGTCATGTAAGTTtgctctctccctctctctctacCATTTTTGCTTAGTCTCTTGGTAAATGAGGTGTATGTGGTATGTATAAAGTACTCCTATCTGCTGTAATTTATACTTAATCGTTTTAGAATGATTGATTTTGAATGAGCATATAGTTTAATTTAGGAATTTAGCTGACAACTTTGTGCTTTTATGTGTAGTATTTGAGCAATGGAAGGTTCAGGAATGCTGACCATCAAGCAGTAGTGAATTCAACTTCCACCAGATTGTCAATTGCAACTTTCCAGAACCCGGCTCAGAATGCGATAGTATATCCGTTAAAGATCAGGGAGGGAGAGAAGGCAATTCTGGATGAGGCCATCACCTACGCTGAAATGTATAAGAAAAACATGACTAAACATATTGCGGTGGCTACCCAGAAGAAATTGGCCAAGGAGAAAAGGTTGCAAGATGAGAAGGCCAAGATGAAGATATGATCGGAGATTGCCAGGGCAGGTGGAATTTAAGCTCAGCCTTTGTCCACCATACCATCTATGTTTCACGAGTTTGTGCTCGCTGCGTTAGTGAACTATTGTCGTTGTTCAATTCCATGTCTAAATGTCATGGTACTCTTTGGTCAGAAATTCGAAATGTCGTTCTTTTAGGGTACTTAATAATAATTCTAAGTTTTGGAGTGTTCAGTTATGTTCATTCAGTACAGTAATCTAATATATTTGTGCTTTTAATTATATAATGCCTCAAAGAGTTAGTAAAAGAAACAAATTCAGAAATTGAAACTTGCTATTTACTCTTTTGCCCCTACCCCACCCCCACCACCTTATAAGAGCAGCTCTAGCCCATTTGTGAACCTCGAGACACGTAAAGTTTCCTAACCtcctcatttttcttttattttgcatCAGAGCCGTGAGACTTGAATTGGGTGTGCCCTCTTTGGTGGCCATGGCCACTGCccttttttagttttttttattatttttttttgattttgcaACATGTTTCTAGCACAGGTGTTGAATGATAAAGGTATAACACTTCTGACAGATGAGTCTTAGCAATACAGTAAGTTGATCACTTTCCAGAGAGGCCATTATTTGTTGAGGTGGTATAAGTTAGGTCCCACTAAAAATGGGCAACCAGACATTTGCATTGCAGTTGCTCTAACTCCCTCTCCTCCCTTTCTTTTCCCCGGCACCgtatctctctctctttctcgaACTCTCTCGGTACTCTCTTTCTCTGGTTTCTTGTCATTCTTTGATCAAATTTCTATCTGAAACTTGCTTTTTGATCCTTATTGCTTCCTAATCATGTGGCTGTAGGGCTGAACATTCagtcggttcggtccaaaaccggattgaaccgaatagaccgaaaaatCCAATTATCATTTTTTCTTGGATCGAACCAGACCGAAATTATATTATGGACTGGTCTGCTTTTGGATTGAACGGaccaaatttttaaaaaaattgtattaaaattttaaacctAAAATTACAAAATCTAAAATATAATCAAATTAAggtgatatgtagagttctaagagtgtataaatacaattacaaattaaaatttgtgattataatttttaagatatatgtaaaatatatataatataaattatagtattaatgatttggtctattcggtccgtACTGAAATATTTTTacaagaaccgaaccgaaccggaTTTTATTTCGATCTATTCGATACGGACCAAATAGaacaaatttctgaaaaatcaggaccgaaccgaattagcacggttcggtttttcggtttcggttcgatTTTGATCAGCTCTATGTGGCTGTGTGTGCTTGTGTGTTTGTGCCGGATTTGGGATGAACCACTTCGGGTTCTTGAGTTTTAATCTGAAGTTCAACTTCGATTaggaccgaatagaccgaaattctgaaaaatcaggaCCGAACCGAAAcgaattagcacggttcggttgggtttttcggtttcggttgAGTTTTGCTCAACTCTATGTGGCTTTGTGTGCATATGTGTTTGTGCCGGATTTGGGAAGAACCACTTCGAGTTCTTGAGTTTTAATCCGAAGTTCAACTCGGATTTGAAGTAATTAGTGAAGATTGTTGCTGGCTTGTTAATTTTGTGGGTTTTTAGAATTAAATTGGTGAGGTTTCGGATGGAGGCCGGTTGTGCAGCCCCGAACTCTTTCCGCCACCGGCGGTGAACTTCGATGAACCGGTGGTGGGCGGTGATGTATAAACTGAGCCCTAAAAAATCGTTATATactaatgttagatatatttgagatgtcatgtctaatctgatttgtgtttagttttcagaacttaacaacaggacttatcaggacttactggaaatcagaacttactgaagtcaaaacataatatcagaacttaaggtgtcagaagatatatatcaggacttaagtgcgggaagacttcagataaggaatgcggctgatttacaggagaagatttggactaaaataaaagaagatatgcatgaagagttagaggactagaagacttgtagaagatatctgattgatatattttatgagacaaaattatattctatatcaattagaagatatcttgtaaatgtgtactatataaacacagcttagggtttacactatatgtgttatcattaccgagaacattattcattgtaacctagcaactcttagtgatattgttcatcactgagagagaacaacagttctattgtaacagagtttatttgaatatacttgatatttgttacatacttgtgttgaaatcgatttgattgtataaacactatattcaacccccttctatagtattgtgtgaattaacaagtggtatcagagcatttctgttaacacacatacagtaagatccaaacaaacaatcatgtctgaagaaacacaaacttcaactaagcccaccaaaactcaagaaactcaaaacactcaaacccatagtcgatatgagactattagggttcccatactgagagcatctgagtatcctatatggaaagtgaagatgactatgtttctggaagttacagatccagagtaccttgacagaattaatgaaggaccatataagcctaccaagctctctgttgcagttgctgatcaaccagcaaagaccataccaaaagAGAGATgtgaatacacacctgaagatatctcatctattgccaaggatgcaagggtaaggcatttgctgcatagtgcaattgataatgtcatgtcaaacagggtaattggatgcaagaatgcaaaggagatatgggatgctttggagacaagatgccagggaactgatgtaatcaaaaagaacaggatgattatactcactcaagagtatgagcactttgactcaaaagctgatgagtcattaactgatttatatgacaggtttgccaaactcttgaatgatctgtcactggtggacaaggaatatgatcttgaagattcaaatctaaaattccttttagctcttcctaaaaattgggatttgaagtctattaccctaagagataactatgaccttactgaaactactcttgatgaaatttatggtatgctcaagactcatgaacttgagatggatcaaatgagcaagaggcatggaagaaagtcaaggacagttgctcttaaagctgaggaggaatctcccaaagtggttgtctcaaataggggcaaaggaaaagctctcatcataaagtatgatttatagtcatcatattctgatgatgatgattcagaaactgaaagtttatctgaagttgatgttgatgcagagatgatgcaactatgtgctcttatggtgaagggtatcacaaagatagcctacaagaaattcagaaagggcaagaagttttccaggaaaggtggaagttctgataagaaagggttcagaaagtctgaaggcaaaggaggaaagtatgacagaggagacaactcaaatatcaaatgctacaattgtggtgaaagaggccacatatctcctgactgcaagaaaggaaaaagtgataaaggcaaggcacttgtcacaaagaagaaaagctggacatatactttagattctgaagatgaggtgaactatgccttgatggcaaatgctgatagcagtactgcactgctgaattgaaggtacctcaaacaacctttccttttcatactgatgatattactgagttgagattataccttaaaaccatgttcatttgttttagagatcagactttaacatgtgaaagattaacatctgaaagtcttgctcttaaaaacagaaatgactatttagaaaaggagttagtttttcttcatcaaactaagaaagaaagagatgaggatttgtatgttagagatgaagtgctaaaattgaatgaatatataaaaactaatttagaaaaggaaagagagatcatcagaacttggactaactctggcagaacaactcagaatatactaagtagtggaaactgaaaagaaggcttaggttatggagatgataaaagtgagaaagaaactgtgcaaattgagccaatttgtgttaaacagactgttaagccaaaggtaaatcctgttaatttgtagcaaaaactgttatatctgattctgaaaagataaaagattctaagacagaagtaaaagaaaagtctacttctgacaaattaaaataggataaatcagctgaagtaaatataggcttaatgacaaagaaacagcttaagcataagctgaaagagattagaaatgtgaacaaggtaaaggaagctaggaaaaataggaatggaaaggaaggtgtgaataaaagcaataattatatgcctgttcctaatgctcctagaaagaaatgttacaactgtggaaactctaaccatcttgcttctttttgcaggaaaaataaagatataaactttttacctcctaaatcaggagttaagagtcagtctgttaggttcaaaccacaaaatccttgttttcattgtggtaatttatggcattccatttatacttgta
It contains:
- the LOC141720838 gene encoding flavone synthase; the encoded protein is MAPTTITALSQEKTLNLDFVRDEDERPKVAYNQFSNEIPIISLAGLDDDSNGRRAEICRKIVEAFEEWGIFQVVDHGIDSGLISEMSRLSREFFALPAEEKLVYDTTGGKKGGFTISTHLQGDDVRDWREFVTYFSYPISARDYSRWPKKPEGWRSTTEVYSEKLMVLGAKLLEVLSEAMGLEKEALTKACVEMEQKVLINYYPTCPEPDLTLGVRRHTDPGTITILLQDMVGGLQATRDGGKTWITVQPVEGAFVVNLGDHGHYLSNGRFRNADHQAVVNSTSTRLSIATFQNPAQNAIVYPLKIREGEKAILDEAITYAEMYKKNMTKHIAVATQKKLAKEKRLQDEKAKMKI